A stretch of DNA from Eschrichtius robustus isolate mEscRob2 chromosome 12, mEscRob2.pri, whole genome shotgun sequence:
AACATTCCTCAGGATCCTGGGGGGATGTAATTATTATCCATCCCTTCTCCCCAATTCCTACCTTTCTTCAGAGTCAACAACACCTGCCAGCCCCACCCTTCTACTAGTCAGTTTCACACTGTGTAGGCATTCTCATTGCTAATTTCATCTATGGAACCCCTATCCCTCAGTTTTCCCTGCTTCCAGCTATGAACCATGTTAAGAATTTGTGGAAACCCCACTACCACCTAGCCAAGGCATAGCTTTCCCAGGAGCAGCTGAAGGGGGAGAGGAAGCCTGTTCCCTTCACCACCCTGTGAATCCTCCCAATGGACCGGGTCCTGTTGGCCACTTCAGACCAacggcccctccccaccccactcagcCCCACAGGGGATGCCAGGAAGTCCTGCACAGGGGATGCCAGGAAGTCCAAGCCAGGATAAGAGTGGGCATAAGCAGGCTGAGCCAGGGGCCCTCCCACTGCTCTGGAAACCTGGTGAGCCTGGAGTATTGGAGGGCTCCCAGGACCCCGGAGCCCTCAGAACATGGCACTTTTCCGCCTTTGCTGAGAGATCCAGCTACCGGGATTCACGTCCATCTGCAGCATCTTCAACACCCACTTGTCACGACGGGCACCTTCAATGAACTCATTCAGGGACAGCTGGCCTGCACAAGGGGTAGGAGAGATGGTCACAGGGGGAATGGAAgaaatggggtgggggtgagaggtGAGGCCTTCTCTCCTTGGGTGCGCCTACACCTTGTACACAGATGAGCCTGCGGCCTCAGGGCCTAAGCTTGGGCCTTGTCGATTCCCTGATTCTCCAGGAGTCACCTGGAACCTTCAAGGGTTTCTTTAAGGGACTTTATTTGCAAGTGAGTTTAAATTTTACTTCTGCCCGCGGTACCCTCAGAATGCTCTTGAGGGCTCTTCTGGGTGTGTTCCCAGCCAGCTGCCTCCCCATacagcctggggctggggctctGAGCTACAGCGAGGAGAGCCCAAGTAGCCGGCTCTTAAGTACATGACcccattttttcctttcaaccGTTCTTAgccccattttccaggtgaggaaactgagaccaggCTGAGAGGGTACATGTAGCACCCtggtctgcctgactccaaagctccTCTTCTTCCACTGTGCTTGCCTGGCCTCCATCAGCAACTCCCACAGGAGTTTTAATCACCCTTACAAACCTCACATGCTAGTGACACCCTTGCTATTTTATGTATTCCCCTCCACACCCATCTCACTGTCAGGAGGTGAAGGGCCTTGCCTAAGGTCACGTGGATAGAAAGTTGGGTGATCCAGGATGGGTGCCGTGCCCCCCCACCCGTCCCACCATCCTCTCTGCCCGTTACCATCTCCgttctcatccaccagaaggaaGATCCTGTCCACGACCTCCTCAGGTGTGAGCAGCTCGCCTTGCTGCTCAGCCTCCATCTCCACCCTGCAGGCTTTCTTCAGCCTGTAGATGGACTGTGGGAGAGAACCCGGTGGTATCCACAAGACCCTGCatgccctgccctctccccaggaCCCACATCCCTCGGCAGCTCGTCCCCAGCGCTGCCCCCCAGTCTGTGCATCTGAGGACCATGGGACCAAATTAAAAGTGACCCGTGGGTCCCATTGTTCCCTCAGGGTCCCATTGGCCTAATTCCAACCGAGGAGTTCTCGGCTTCACACACCGCCTTAGCCCCACGCCTTTGGCATTTCCACTGTGAGTGTCAGAGCTGACACCCAAAACCTTTAAGGAGGGATGTGGACGGCACAGTGATGGTCTGAACTCCACACtacagaggaagaaatggagattcagagaggaaaagagaatttAGTGTATttatagatgtgtgtgtatgtgtgtgaaatagGATGACGGGAGAGGGAAAAGCACAGGTGTCTCCCTTGCCCTGTTTCTGGCAATGAGGCAACGTTTGGAAGTGAAACGGGGGAGAGACAGACAAATGTGAGGATTATCCTTAGTCCTTGGTTGGGGCTCTCTGAGGACAGAGGTGTGCCTTCTGGGTCCCCACAGCCCAATGCAgcgcctggcacaaagcaggccCCACTAACGGTGCTGGGAGGCTCAGGGGTTACAGGCAGCCCAGCACCTCCTGGTGGATGAACTTGGGCAAACCACACAATCTCCACGGGccgatttccttatctgtaaaatggaccaaCAATCCCCTCCTCGGAGTGCAGTTTTGGGGCGTAATAGGCTAATGCAGGTTTCGTGCAGAGTCTGAGCTGTAGTACTTTTTTTTACCCCTTGCTCGTTCTTGCTAGTAGTCAATCAGCTTTgttagtcttttcaaagaaccaacttttgcttttgttgacttTCCTTATGCATTTGTGTTCTGTTTcgttaatttctgctctttattagttcttttcttctgctttctttggcCTTAATTTACTCTTTCTTCTAATTTCTTGAGAAGACTTCTTGGATCATTGAATTTTCAGCCTCTTATTTTCtagtatatacattttaaggCTACCAATGTTTCTGCAAGTCCAGCTTTAGCTGCATTCCACAAGTTTTGTTATGTTTGCATTATTATTCAGTTCACAatactttgtgtgtatgtgtgatattATTGTTTTGATTCATGGAGTATTAGGAAGTGGATTGCCTAATTTCCAAACAGATGGggattttctcattctctttttgtAATTGATCTCTAGCTTAATTTCACTGTGGTTGGAAAGCACACTCTGAATGATTCCAatgccccttcccacccccagccccaggggcCCCCACTTCAGCAGCCAGCACTCACAGCCCAGCGGGGCCACATGCCCAGGTGCCTGCCCTGTCCCCCCGCCCTGAGCAGACACTGACCTCCACGATGTCCAGCAGCTCCAGGCGGTCAATGAAGCCATTGCGGTCCTTGTCATAGATCTTGAAGGTCCACTTCAGCTTGTGCTCCAGGGTGCCCCTCAGCACAAGGTTCAGGGCTGCCACATACTCCAGGAAGTCGATGGTCTCGTCCTGCATTGAGAGTGGGAGCTGTGAGGCTCCCTCCCGCCCACCGCCGTATCTCCCTGGAGCGCAGGTGTGAGCCCTAATCTAGGCCACCATCCCTGTAAACTCAGGGCTTTGCCTCCTCCTTGCATTCTGTGTGCCTCTGCATCTGTGCTTGTGCTGTTCTCTGCCCTGGGATCTATTCCCAGTCTCCATGCTCACCCACTCCTATCTGTCCTTCAAGGCTCAACTCAAgggtcccctcctccaggaagccttccttctcACACCACTTCAGCCACAAtgatctccctctccctcttccgacACTCCCAGCACCTACCATCTATTCTACCCTTAAGGGTTTCGTGTGTCTCATTCTCTAGCTACATTCTATGCTACGGGAGAAAGGAGAGGGGTTTACATTGCTTTTGTCCCTCCTCCATGCCTAGCACAATGCCACTTCCACCCAGAGTCTCATATTTATGAATCAATGAAGAAATGATTAAGTCTGAATTTGAGACTAACATAGTTTTGACAGGAAATTAGAAAGCAGGACCTCACGTATTTCAGGGTCAGGATCTCAGCCCTCCAAATCAAAAATTGGAATTGTCATCTCTCCCAGGAGTGTCTGTCATtcccatgactttttttttactataaatttttttaaaaatttatttattttatttttggctgcgttgggtcttcgttgctgcacgtgggctttctctagttgcggagagcgggggctactcttcgttgcagtgtgtgggcttctcattgcggtggcttctcttgttgcggagcatgggctttaggcatgcgggcttcagtagttgtggcacgtgggttcagcagttgtggcttgcgggctctagagcacagggtcagtagttgtggtgcacgggcttagtagctctgcagcatgtgggatcttcccgtaccagggctcgaacctgcgtcccctgcattggcaggcggattcttaaccactgcgccaccagggaagcccattcccATGACTTTGTAATCAGAAATGGCATTGCTGGCCCAGAGCCCCACAGTCCCACTGGGTCAGGTCACTCAGCCCCGGTTCAAGGGGTGCCTGGGTGGGCGAGGTTTGAGCAACAGAAGAACACGGCCCCAAATGAGGGAAACAGCAAAAGCCTGAtgaaaaaccaagaaaataagATGAGCCTACCTGAAGAGTTTTATTCAACATCCTTTATATAATTCCTTCTGGTCCTCCACACTCCTCACAATGTATTTACCTAATTGAGGTTAGACTGTAGCTATAATTTTAGTtcctggatttttattttaaaatttcccatgccttcaaaattatttaaaatcataccttttcttcttctttttcagagGAATACTGGGAAGTCCCTCTTGCTGAACATGGTTTTGATATGTGACACAATGAACATCTttgtgcatatgtattttttcttatgtCTCTGGTAATTTCTGTAGGGTAGATTCTTAGCAGTTGCTGGTTGTTCCTCGCCCCCCAccagtagccttttttttttttttggctgtgttgagtcttcgttgctgcgcgcgggctttctcgagcaggggctactgcggcggcttctcttgttgcagagcacgggctataggcgcgcggcttcaatagttgcagcacgcgggctcagtagttgtggcgcacaggcttcgttgctccacggcatgtgggatcttcccggaccagggctcaaacccgtgtcccctgcattggcaggcgaattcttaaccactgcgccaccagggaagcccctctatgaattttttaattgaaatatagttgatgtacaatagtaTATAAATtccaggtgtacaatacagtgattcataatttttaaagattatgctCCATTTATTGGAGCAtacaatattggctatattccctgtactaTGTATATTCCCTGTACTATACTGtcgtacagtatatccttgtagcttatttcatatgtagtagtttgttcctcttaatcccctacctatgaattgcccctccccactcgTTCTACAAAATTTTATCACGTGTAGATACGAGTAACTCTCAACACAAAGAAACTCTCTTGTGTTACCTCTTAAGGGTCACATCTTTCCCCCAACCGTAACacttgacaaccactgatctgttccccatcacaaaaatattttcactttgagaatggtatataaatagaatcatataatgtgtaactctttttttcactcagcacaatgccCTGGAGATTCATCTGTCACTGCATGCATcaacagttcctttctttttattactgtatGGTGCGCCATTGTATGAATGGTCCCTAGTTTGCTTTCTGTTTGCTCACTGAAGGTTCTTTGGCTTGTTCCCAGTTTTTCTTCCCCAGCTCTACTGAGGTAATAATTGCAAAATAGCCTTTTAAagaacactgtgtaagtttaaggtgtacaatgtgataacTGGTTGTTCTTTAAAAGGCTATTTTCattagtaattattattttttaagcttaCTAAAAATAGATGTtaggtttcttttaaaataagaattgggTAGGAAAATGTGTGCAGAATGGCTGGTAGGGATCATCTGTTTTACATACATCATCTCCCTCAGGTCTGTCACCCCCAtgttatggatgaggaaacagagactcagaggTTGAATAAGTTACCCAAGAAATTCCCacccagcaagtggcagagccttTCAAGCTACATGCCTTCTCCAGTTCATCAGGTTGGGAGAAATGTCTTACTCCATGCAAGGTCTGTTACTGTCTAAAAAATGAACCTGGTGTCTagcaccaaggggagaaaaacaaacaaacaaaaaaccacggACAAATCCCTACTCTCCAGATCTCTAGATTCCCCCACATTCTTTGTCTAGAACCTTCTGTTCTCATAACATCCTGTCTCACCATGATACGGTTTCCACAAAGACCCCTCACCTTACCTGAGGCCCACTGTAGAGCAGCCTCTTCCTGAAAAGTGATCTCGCCTTCGAGTTTActtcaacccccccccccacccacccggATCAGCTCTGGAAAGCTTCCAGCTGGGGCTGATCTCATCCATTGCACACGAGCTCTCATCAGCTTCAATTACCCACAGGGGCCCAAGATGATGGAAATGCCTGTCTACTCGAGAGCTGGAGCAGAAGTGACAGGAACATGATCTGCTCTGTGGGATTACCTGCCTCGTTTCTCCCTGAATGCGCTGCACTGGTGAACCAACCCTGACCCCCAACACTCCTTACATAAGGATCCCGAAGGACATTTGAGCTTCATTCTCCCTCTTCTTCCATCCAGTGCATCACAGGCAAGCACCAGAGACGAGTGttactaccaccaccacgagggGGCGTAGCAGCAGCACAGACCAGGCACTCCTACCTCCTTGCCTCCACCAAAACCCTGTTTCCACCACCTCAGATTTTGACGTGTGAGCAAGATATATGAGCTCTTTTGATTTTATTTGCCCCAGAAATCTCAGACCAACTGCCTAGAAACAAGACTTGCTGATACAAAGATTGTGCCAAGGTGGAAAGTGGAGTCGGGTGGAGGTTTGGAGACacaaagtgggaaaagaaaagaaagaagactcagTCCCTGACAGAGGAGCTGCAAAcacctgcctggaatgctcttccttaCAGCAGGAGGCCAAGTAATAAATAGACGGTGGAGTTAGAAAATTATCAGCTGAGGCCAAACCCAGGGGATGAGCATTTGATGAGCAACAGGAAATTTActtagtctcaaagtatctccctaTAAGATGCTTATAAACTACAAAGGAAAAATAGTCACTTTACAGTGGTGGACCCTGGCAGAACACCATGCATCCAAGTGATCGAAGTGAACCACTCCACTAATGGGACAAACCAACATCATGTGCCCCCTGACATGATGCACTCAGGAGGACACAGCATCTCTTCTGGGGCATTTCTGACAGAAGTGTAACCTGAATCTCATCACGAGGCAACATGGGACAAACCCAAATCATTGGTCTGCAGTCTTCGAAAATGTCAGAGTCAAATAAGATAAAGAAAAGCTGAGATTAAAGTTTCCAAATTAAAGGCTAAGAAAGAGACAGGACAAGTAAATGCAATGTGTGAtcaaacggaaaaaaaaaaaaaaaaaaaaggttataatGGATGTCATCAGGACAATTGACCAAACTTGAATATGGATTGTCGATTAGATAACAGAATTTATTACTGTTGAATTTCCTGATTTGATCACTTATTAGGTTAAGAGAATGCCCTTGGTCTTAGAAAATACACACTAGAATACTTGGGTAAAAGGTTGTGATGTCTATAATTTTCtctaaaaaatatgtatgtatatttatatgcataatatacacatatatgtatatattatatgtatgcatatatacataaatacataatacATTACACGGagagaatgataaagcaaatgaggCAAAATGTAAACAGTTGGGGAATTTGGATAAATTGTACATGGGAATTAATTGTACCattataatttttctgtaaatttaaaatcatACCAAAATTAAAAGgttgttttaaaaacaattgaTGAATATTATATGCTGATTTATAGGAGGAGATTAGGTGTAAGAGGTCAGCCATATTATTCCCAGGGGCTTCATAATCCCTTTGAGATCTTGAATTGTTATTATACTGAATTTTAAACGAATTTGAGGAAGATTGATAAATCTATGATAGTGACTCTTGCTATGTAtgatctatttatttacttttcttatgACATTCAACACttagaaaaatcattttctctctgaaaaaaacccaacaaactgCCTTCTGGGCAGGAGCACTTGCCTGGGACTCAGGACCACTGAGTATATGATCTTGGTCAATCAATTCACTGAATTTGGAATAACAACCTCTGCCTGttccctcccagggctgctgctgccTCAGAGGCGCGTGTGGAGAGGAGCTTTGGGAAGGCTGAAGCTCACTCTGGGCCCCGAGATAGGGTTCATCTCCAAGGAGGTTTCTGTTGCAGGGAATGACGCTGACCCCGCCCTCCCGCCCCCTACAGGCGATGAGGAGATGTGCACTGACCGGTACCAGGGTCAGGTTGGGACCTGAAGAAGCGTTCCCAGTGACTCTCTCTAGAAAGTGAAGCTCTCCCCCTACAAAGAAGTGGGGTACCCACCGCTTTCTCCAGATTAATTATCTAGGTCCAACCCACCACCCCCTCAATTTGGGGGACTGAAATAGGTATTTGAGGCAAACCTAATGGTTTAAAGTACTGCAGAGGCGCTGGACTGGATGGCCTTAAATAATGAAGGGATTTCAATGTTTGAATTCGATTCCCAGGTGCGCATTTACGAAATATATTATCTTCTTAGCTCCTGGTGCCATCCAAGGGCTGGAAGAAACCCTGTGGATGGATGATTTCATGGAATCTTTTATGGCTTGAAGAGTAGAAAGGGGCTTTTGCAATAATCCGTCCAAcctccaagtccaggaaggagcCTCCTCCAGCTTTCTGGGTGGGAAGAGCTGGCCGGTCTCAATTCGAAGGACCCCAACAAGGGGGCGCTCACGACCTGTTCCAAGATAGCCCCGCCCATTTAGGGCAGCTCTGGAGCCCCTTATCTTTACAGCCAGGGGTGCTCTGGTGGGTGCCAAAAACCAGGTCCTCCGGCTACGGAGCCCTGTCCATAAATACACGCAGAGAGGGCTGGACCGTGCGCCTTTCTGCAGAGTCTCCCCTCAGCTGTCAGGAAGAGGGCCAGTCACATGAGAGCGGTGaggtggaggggaggaagagaagaaggaaagaggaatgaTGGGGAGAAGAGTTTGGGGGAGCAGTGAGGCAGAAAAGGCGAGAGGGGATGGAGAGAAACGAAGCGCAGAGGAAGAGCAGGAGGACTGGGGAACGGAGCTCCCACTGAGGACGCTCCTTTAGCACCGGGATGAGACCTGAGCCATCGGTCCTCCCCCTCAGGGCGCCTTACCCCGTTCTTGTCGAAAGCTCGGAACATGCCCTCTACATACTGGGTGGCCTCCTCGTTGCCCGCGACCTTGAAGAAGCGCTTAAACTCGTGCAGGAAGAGCGTGCCACTGGGGCACTCCTCCACGAACTTCTTGTACCACTCCTGCAGCTCCGCCACGTCCATCGCGCCGTTCTCCTTTGCCTCCTCCCAGCTGAACTGCTGCCCCATCCTGGCCCCCGGGGACGTCAGGGAGCAAGGGTCTGTGCTTCCTCCCGGGTTTCTGCCAATGGATTCCTTAGGCGAGGGccctcttcctccctttcctcctcttaGCCAGGCTCTTCATCACCTCCTAGCCAACAGAACAGGATGGGCAGTGCAGGGGGCTGGCAgcgagggggcggggccaggccAGCTAAGCGCCCTAAGATCATTAGAAGATTCCCCTGGAAGGTCTGACCTCCAGTCAGCTaagctcccccagccccacccctccctttAGTCTCATCAACCACTCAACTAAGCTGCCGGGCAGATTCtgaagagggagaaggggaggacaCTGAGAGGTAGGCAGATGGAGGGGGAGTTGGGAAGACAGGCTGAGACCCTCCCATCACACATGTGCTCCCTGTCCCTTTCTGTTGGGCACCATGCTGCTCCAGGGAGGCCCATCTTGGAGATACAGCAGACTCTGAAGTCCAGAGAGGAAGCAAGGACAACTCCCAGCCCATAAAACAGAATCACTGGTGAGCTGGGGCTCGCCCTTCACTTGGCCTAATGAGAAGCAGCAGGATCTATGATGCAAAGGGCTCTGGGTGAGCACCTCTGTCCCCAGGCTAACTCAGTCCCCAGCATGATATCTGAAGCTCCTTTACAGATCACACCCCTGAGTCTTGGAAGTTCTCCATCTCTCAGTTTAAAGTACAAATACTTCCCTCCTACACCCTTCATCCAAGACCTATCAGCCAGGCTCTTCCCACTTTTTCTCCAAAGTATAAACACATGAGAAGGATCTGGGAGCGTGGCTTAACTTATCTCTGAAGGCTCTTACTTTTAAAGGTTCATGTGAATTtggttttgaaaattattattttttatttatttattttggccgcgccgctcggcatgcaggatcctagctcccaaccatggatcgaacctgcatcccctgcgttagaagtgtggagtcttaaccactggaccaccaggaaagtcctgcgAATTTGTTTTTGAATCAGTTATATACTCATGCTTATGTTAATGGCATATAAAAATGACACCTCCAAGAAATCAGAAAACCTGGAGCACtaatttttttgagattttagGGGCAGTCCTTCCAGTGTGTCTCATAATCTCAGGGGCAGCAGTGCCTGCCTCCCACTGGATGTTCATTCCTGAATTGCTTGTACACTCCAGTCtcgacctctctctctctcgctcgctCGCTCGTTCTTGCTCGCTCTCGCTCTCAGCTCCCTGCCTCCAGACGTCCCTAATCTCTCAAAGTTCTTCTAATTTTCTTGCCATCCCTGAAGGTGGAACCCCGCTTCCTCTGTCATCCTTTCAAGTGCCGATGGGTTTTTCTCCCAAATCCCACGTGCCTCCGGGTCTGGAGGTTAAGGCTGGTCTCCTCCTTGTTCAGTTGTTGCCTCtacctttcctcttttctccctcaGAAATGCCAGTGCCTTCGAGGCCACGTCTGACCCTCCCATCTTGTATTTGTCCTTATTGTCATCATTTACTGGTGACGTCACCATTTGTCCCAAAGCATCAGGTGGACAGCTGGTCCCTCCCACTCTGGCCTCAAAGCTTATCTCCCCAGTTCCCAAGAGCTTTTCTTCCACCCCACCTTGGCCCCCATTCACTgtggtccctgggccagcagctgCAACATCTGGGagtctgttagaaatgcagattctcaggcccctcCTCCCCTAGTGAATCTGGAACTTGGGGTTGCGGGGCCacagtctgtgttttaaaaagctctccaggtgcTTCCACGGCACGTGAAGTCTGAGAATGTCTACCGGAGGCCTTGCTACCATGAATTTCTCTACTGATGGTCAGAAACATTCAAACACCGTCATCACCTCTCCTTCCACTCACTTACACTAACAGCTTCACTCCAGCAACTCACCAGCCCTGTTGAGACTTCCAACCCGTCTATCACTATGCTTTTTAACATCTGTCACATTCTCACTTTCCTCCTTATCCTTACACATGgcccagaactcttgtcatttcCTTGCCATGACCTTGACCTTTGCGCCCCTCTCTCCCTCTAACTACTCGCTTGGCAAAACCTGACCCTGGCTACAGCTATCCCCGTAACTATGCGCTAACACCTCATCTGCACCCGAGGCTAAACACAGCTGGAAAAAGTCAGAAAATCGCACTGGCCACACACACTTCAAATAATGCCGGACAGTTGTACTGCACGCTCTCCTCTGCTGACTTGAATCCCTTCTCCCCGAGATGACTCTTCCACCACGCTTCCTGCCCTCAAAACTTCCCCTCGCTCCCACGTTCAACTGATGACCTTGTCACATCCTTCACTTCACAGAGAAGCAGATGCATCTGACAACCACCTCATCCTCCCATAGCAGACACACCTCTCCGCACCTGTGCTCACATACCCGGCCCCTCTTCCTGGTTCGATGGACACAGCGTCCCTTTCCCACTTCTCCCCCCGTCAGCTCCTCCACTTGGTTTCTAGATGTCACCTGCCTTTGCCTACTCAAGCACTTCATGTCCACAGTAATCCCTTTCTCTTCTGCACCCTCCATTTATCCTTCTCTAATGGACCATTCCCGTTTGCAGATGTGCTTTAATATCACCTTTATGAAAACaagattaaacaaaacaaaaattcttccTTGATCCCACATTCAGGATCCCACTGTGACTTTTTTGGGCCTACCCATGTTTGCCTTCATGGGTCACAAGATTAATACTGATAATTAAAGattaaataaggaaatattaaaagTGTTATTTTATCATTCATTGGTAAAAAGATGAATATAATCCAGTCCAGTCCAGGTTGCATTATATTAAGTCTttcttctggttttgaaaattaaaacatttaaaagaaattaaaaatactgtgggcccggggacttccctggtggcgcagtggttaagaatccgcctgccgatgcaggggacatggattcgagccccggtccaggaagatcccacatgccacggagcaactaagcccatgcgccacaactactgagcctgcactctagagcctgcgagccacaactactgagcccatgcacctagagcctgtgctctgcaacaagagaagccactgcaatgagaagcccatgcaccgcaatgaagagtagcccccactcactgcaactagatgaagcccgtgtgcagcaacgaagacccaacgcagccaaaaagaaaataaagaaaaataaatattgtgggCCCTAGGTACTGGATCCACCGGCCCTGTCCTACTCCCCTCCAGCCACTGTCCTAACTTTGGCTCCCGTGACAACAAAACCCCTTGTGGAAGATGTTATTTTCCGAAACTGGCACAGCAGTAGGTCTGGTCTCCCATGTTCCTTCCATCAAGGGGAAGAGTCTATTTCTTGCTCTCTTCAAGCTGGATGGGACTTTATGGTACTCAACGAAGAGAATGGGCAGAAGTGACACTATGTGACTTCCGAGACTAGGTCATCAAAGGCGACAGGGTTTGTGCCTGGCTCTCCCTCAGGACTTGCCCGGGGAATGCAGCCACCATATTGTGGGGAAGCCCAGAGCACACGCAGGGCTTCCAGCTGACAGTCAGCCTCAACCACCAGGCTGAGGGAGTCAGTGAACCTGTAGATGCCTCCAGGCCTGGCCTTCCAGCACCTCAGCTGATACCAAATGGAGCAGACAGTGCTCCCAAACTGCAGATCTGCATGCAAAGTAGATGTCATGAAGCCATGCAGTGTCGGGCATTTTTTAAGGTAGCAGTAGATAACTGAACCTGTTTTGCATCCTCTCCATTTCTTATTCTCTCCTCAACTTACTCCAATTGGATACTCATCCCCATCACTCCATGGAGAAGGCTTTACAGTGGTCACCAATGACCTACTTTTCTTACTCAACCTGCCAGCAGATTCAGCACAGCTCACCAAGTGAGTTCTTCCTTCAAACACCTTAGGTTTCAAGGACCCACATGTGTCTGATTTCACTCCAATCTCACTGACTGTGCATCTCCTTTGCCAGCACCTCCTCCTTTTAAACAAATCTCTTCATGCTTGGGCTTCCCAGGCTTGTCCTCAGTACCATTCTCCCGTCTACCCACATGCTCTCCCCAGAGAGCTCATTCACCCTCAACATTACATACCATTTGTAGATTCCAGATTCATGAGCCCAGCTGTCTACTGGACAGCTCAACTCAGATCACAAACTTAGCAAGGCCAAAGCCAAAGTACTGATTTCCTTCCCAAATCCCTCCTCAACCCTTCTCAACCTCAGTCACGGCATCACCATTTATCTAGCTGCCTAGGCCAAAAATGAGGAGTCATCCCTGAGTCCTCTCTTTCTCTTAGATCTCATTTCAATCTATTAGTAGGTCATTCCATCA
This window harbors:
- the GUCA1B gene encoding guanylyl cyclase-activating protein 2, which translates into the protein MGQQFSWEEAKENGAMDVAELQEWYKKFVEECPSGTLFLHEFKRFFKVAGNEEATQYVEGMFRAFDKNGDETIDFLEYVAALNLVLRGTLEHKLKWTFKIYDKDRNGFIDRLELLDIVESIYRLKKACRVEMEAEQQGELLTPEEVVDRIFLLVDENGDGQLSLNEFIEGARRDKWVLKMLQMDVNPGSWISQQRRKSAMF